GCTGCTCTGCGCGGGTGAAAAGAGACCTTTAACACTGCGGTGATACAGAAAGATCAGAGGTTTCTCTAGTGAGGTAGATTTCTAGCTTTGATCTGGAACACGAAATGTGCCCCGGTTCTGTGGTTAGTCTTTAGGACAGGGCTGGGACCGGCTCCTGTCAATTAGTGCACGGTAGCTCAAATCGCTGCTGGTGGGGCACGTGGGCTGTACGGTGGCTCTGTAGGGCTGTGAAACGCGTTGGCATGTCCAGTAAAGAAGAACGCAGAGCACTGAGAGAGTCTGATGCTCCGACCTTAGTTTAATGTTTGTGGGAAGAATAATCCAGGTTTCTTGACTTGGTATCCCAATATTCAGCGCCCACCAGCTTGACTGAGCTAATATTAATAGCTGCCTGTATGGTTATCCCTATAAAGTGGTGCCCCTTAGCACTCGTCAAGCATACAAGAGGTCAGTTCCTCTGCAGGTCTCTTTTTGGGGTCACACTTGTCCGCATCTGTCTCTTTGCCTGTGTAGTCTGCACAAAAGACCCTCTTTGTCCGCGTCCCTTCCCCACAGCTCTTAGAACAAGGCGACCAACTCCCTACCCTCCATATGGGACAAGGTAATTTTGAACAGGGTTGGATATCCTCAGGCCTCAGCTCCTGGGAGCACTGGTCGGAGGCTCCACCTTCGACGTTTTGACATTCAACAGTCCTCCTTTGCCACCCGGAACCACACGTCTTGGAGCACTGAGACCAGTCTCCAAAAACCCAATTGGAAGTTAGAAGCGGCCTTATCGAGTGGTGGGAcaccttctccttcttcttaACCTTCGTCCTTGCGTATGGCACAACTTTGGGAACGTAGAAAGTATATTTCACTTTTAGCGGGACCGTCTCTCCAAAACCTCGACGAAGTTGTATCGTTAAAGGTTCAGGAAGGGGGCTGAAGCTCTGGATTCTTTCCAGCTTTGTTGAAGATCCGCTGTATTTCAAAATCGTCCCCTTTAGGTGCAGATCCTGCTCCATCAAAGAAACAATGTCTCCGTTCAGCAGGTAACTCTCATCTGCCTTCTTGATTGCCAAGTAATTGCTATGGTGTAGAAGCCCGCGCTCTCGAGACTGCTTGATGTCAATATTTGTAGCTCCCACCGGTATGTGGACGATATCATTGTATCCGTACCTGACACTGCGAACACAAGAAAGTGTTAAAACTGATAAGCCTTCAATACCCGTTAATGACTCTCATTATCAATCATCATCAATCATTATCAATCATCATCGATCATTATTAATCCTTATCAATCATTATCAATCATCATCAATCATTATCAATCATCATCGATCATTTCATTGCACAGATGGGATTTATCCCACGGCCCCTCAAGTGTTTCGTTTAtttatattggttttatttcaatcaattaaatgtaatttagtcAGATGCTGAGCCATGCTGTTCTATATCATTTTCGGAAATGTTGCTACTCGTTAggtctttagatttttttgtatcaGCTTTGATACATAATACTTGGCAGATCTTACGCGGAGCCCTTCTGACTCTTCCCAGCAAATATGTCATTGACGTCAGATGGGGCTCATCAGAGGGACTGCTACAATGTAACTAGATTATTACGTGGATTCTCCATAGACTCAACGGTCAAGGTTCACGTTATTGGATGGCCGAGCTGATATCTGTCATTTCTGGAGCACAGCTTGTAAGTATAAACCCAACACATCGTTCCTTACTTAGATTTGTTGAAGGATCCAGATATCTTCCTGCAGGTGGATCCGTCTCCACCACACCTGGCGCACTTGTCCAGTTTTTTAGAGGAGCCCAGAACGTGGTCACATCCGGCCTTGATACACTGACCCTGGACACACACGGACAGACTCTCTGGTCCACAGAGCGTGCCGTCCACCACCTGCAAGATCATGCCAGGAAGCTAGTGTTAGCGTGAATTGTATCACATGTACATAAACATACGCCGAGGACCTGTTATtctaccccccacccccccggaGCCCGTACCTTGGACTGGAAGACTTTGAATTCGCGGGCCCCACGCGCCCGGCACACCAGCTTGCAGCGATCGCGCGGGGACACCCCTGAGTATTTTGGAATCCACTCGAGGGCTCGGCCTTCCGCATCGCTGGACATGCGGTTGTATTTTGCGCACTGCTGTTCTCGGAAGCTCTGATCTGGAAAAGGACAGAAAAACATCAGAAAAGAGAcatgatttttaaagaaagttcAAAATGctccatttaaccctttattctcCCCATCCTTATTGGTTAATGCAGACACTGACATCGGACATCGCAGCCAGATGTATAGAGGAATAAGAGCATGCGCGAGGCGCTGCACCATTTAGGGTCCACTTCCAACTCCACAAAAGTAAATCGGGTTTCCTTCGTTAATTTTCCCCATTAGAGAGCGCAGTTTGTACCCCAAAAATCCCGAAGGGGAGGAGAACTCACCCTGCGCGGGACACTCGTCTGTGTTGCAGGATTCGTATAGCACCCTCTGGCCGTTGCAATACCTCCCTCCGTTCTGAGGCTCAGGGCTGTTACATTCCCGATAGGAGAAGCGCACCCCGCCACCGCACGTCCGCGAGCATTCGCCCCAGGGGCCCCAACTCCCCCAATTGCCATCCACCGACACCTGAAATTCACATTTCACATAAATAAGGGGTCTATTGGCATTAAATCAACCATCAAGCTTCACGGGGCAACAAAATTACCTTGGGTTTTGCATAGTTTTCATCAACGCAAACCCCGTCGAGGCAGAGGCGGTGGTCTCCGCAGGCGGTCCCGTCAGCCCAGTGGAGGGAACCGTTTTTAGTGTGACACACGTGCTCGCCCTCGATTTTACACCACAACTGGGCGCAAACGTCCTTCTGGTGGGTGTTGGGGCAGTGCCAGAACTCCTTCCCGAACACCTGGCGGCACTGGCTGTCTAAGTCGTACA
This window of the Spea bombifrons isolate aSpeBom1 chromosome 12, aSpeBom1.2.pri, whole genome shotgun sequence genome carries:
- the ADAMTS8 gene encoding A disintegrin and metalloproteinase with thrombospondin motifs 8; its protein translation is MDHLCFQGFAVILMVLYPGTLAVPLGEVTTPEITRGSNGKMTLRFSALGMNLEFHLNPDDGFLRPGVNIGRVHRAGEEEEGVDGLRSCFYSSQEPFAAFSMCKGVQGAFLHGRDSYIIQPTDKWTGQGPLGQHLVFKARNGDTESWGSRTAENNQEEIKNPEQKSAGASGAKTKNARGGKQDLNAGEEPHDGDQVPPRLSERDGGDVQGQGPLDGSRGDRNPNISPRQTQTWTTLEKSKNGTQRSGAARPQSRNRRFVSVDRFVEILLVADTSMVQFYGEDLKLHLLTLMSVAARIYKHPSLQNSVSLVVVKVLVVEDEDAGPDVSDNAGLTLRNFCNWQQGFNPPSDRHSEHYDTAILLTRQDICGHKSCGTLGVADIGTVCDPSKSCSVIEDDGLQASYTLAHELAHVLSIPHDNSKNCEKTFGELGQHHLMAPLFLQLNKSVPWSPCSAMHLTEFLDSGYGGCLLDAPSVTLELPEDLPGSLFLYDLDSQCRQVFGKEFWHCPNTHQKDVCAQLWCKIEGEHVCHTKNGSLHWADGTACGDHRLCLDGVCVDENYAKPKVSVDGNWGSWGPWGECSRTCGGGVRFSYRECNSPEPQNGGRYCNGQRVLYESCNTDECPAQDQSFREQQCAKYNRMSSDAEGRALEWIPKYSGVSPRDRCKLVCRARGAREFKVFQSKVVDGTLCGPESLSVCVQGQCIKAGCDHVLGSSKKLDKCARCGGDGSTCRKISGSFNKSNVRYGYNDIVHIPVGATNIDIKQSRERGLLHHSNYLAIKKADESYLLNGDIVSLMEQDLHLKGTILKYSGSSTKLERIQSFSPLPEPLTIQLRRGFGETVPLKVKYTFYVPKVVPYARTKVKKKEKVSHHSIRPLLTSNWVFGDWSQCSKTCGSGWQRRTVECQNVEGGASDQCSQELRPEDIQPCSKLPCPIWRVGSWSPCSKSCGEGTRTKRVFCADYTGKETDADKCDPKKRPAEELTSCMLDEC